A single Orcinus orca chromosome 2, mOrcOrc1.1, whole genome shotgun sequence DNA region contains:
- the PRMT5 gene encoding protein arginine N-methyltransferase 5 isoform X4, which yields MRGPNSGTERRRPVIPERQGFDFLCMPVFHPRFKREFTQEPAKNRPGPQTRSDLLLSGRDWNTLIVGKLSPWIRPDSKVEKIRRNSEAAMLQELNFGAYLGLPAFLLPLNQEDNTNLARVLTNHIHTGHHSSMFWMRVPLVAPEDLRDDIIENAPTSHTEEYSGEEKTWMWWHNFRTLCDYSKRIAVALEIGADLPSNHVIDRWLGEPIKAAILPTSIFLTNKKGFPVLSKMHQRLIFRLLKLEVQFIITGTNHHSEKEFCSYLQYLEYLSQNRPPPNAYELFAKGYEDYLQSPLQPLMDNLESQTYEVFEKDPIKYSQYQQAIYKCLLDRVPEEEKDTNVQVLMVLGAGRGPLVNASLRAAKQADRRIKLYAVEKNPNAVVTLENWQFEEWGSQVTVVSSDMREWVAPEKADIIVSELLGSFADNELSPECLDGAQHFLKDDGVSIPGEYTSFLAPISSSKLYNEVRACREKDRDPEAQFEMPYVVRLHNFHQLSAPQPCFTFSHPNRDPMIDNNRYCTLEFPVEVNTVLHGFAGYFETVLYQDITLSIRPETHSPGMFSWFPILFPIKQPITVREGQTICVRFWRCSNSKKVWYEWAVTAPVCSAIHNPTGRSYTIGL from the exons ATGCGGGGTCCGAACTCGGGGACAGAGAGGCGCAGACCAGTCATTCCCGAGAGGCAGGG GTTTGATTTCCTCTGCATGCCTGTGTTCCACCCGCGTTTCAAGAGGGAGTTCACTCAGGAACCTGCTAAGAATCGGCCGGGCCCCCAGACACGATCAGACCTACTGCTGTCAGGAAGGG ACTGGAATACACTAATTGTGGGAAAGCTTTCTCCATGGATTCGTCCAGACTCAAAAGTGGAAAAGATCCGCAGGAACTCCGAGGCG GCTATGTTACAGGAGCTGAATTTTGGGGCATATTTGGGTCTTCCAGCTTTCCTGCTGCCCCTAAATCAGGAAGATAACACAAACTTGGCGAGAGTTTTGACCAACCACATCCACACTGGCCACCACTCCTCCATG TTCTGGATGCGGGTGCCATTGGTGGCACCAGAGGACCTGAGAGATGATATAATTGAGAATGCGCCAACTTCACACACAGAGGAGTACAGTGGAGAGGAGAAGACATGGATGTG GTGGCACAACTTCCGGACCTTGTGTGATTATAGCAAGAGGATTGCGGTGG CTCTCGAAATTGGTGCTGACCTCCCATCTAATCATGTCATTGATCGTTGGCTTGGGGAGCCCATCAAAGCAGCCATTCTCCCCACCAGCATTTTCCTGACCAATAAGAAGGGATTTCCTGTTCTTTCTAAGATGCACCAGAGGCTGATCTTCCGACTCCTCAAG TTGGAGGTGCAGTTCATCATCACAGGCACCAACCACCACTCAGAGAAAGAGTTCTGCTCCTACCTCCAGTACTTGGAATACTTGAGCCAGAATCGACCTCCACCCAATGCCTACGAACTCTTTGCCAAGGGCTATGAAGACTACCTGCAATCCCCACTCCAG CCACTGATGGATAATCTGGAATCTCAGACATACGAAGTGTTTGAAAAGGATCCTATCAAATACTCTCAATACCAACAG GCCATCTATAAATGTCTGTTAGACCGAGtgccagaggaagagaaggacacCAATGTCCA AGTGCTGATGGTGCTGGGAGCAGGCCGGGGGCCCCTGGTGAATGCTTCCCTGAGGGCAGCCAAGCAGGCTGACCGGCGGATAAAGCTGTACGCTGTGGAGAAGAACCCAAATGCTGTGGTGAC GCTGGAGAACTGGCAGTTTGAAGAATGGGGAAGCCAGGTGACAGTAGTCTCATCGGACATGCGGGAGTGGGTGGCTCCAGAGAAAGCGGATATCATTGTCAGTGAGCTTCTGGGGTCCTTCGCTGATAATGAGCTGTCACCGGAATGCCTGGATGGAGCCCAGCACTTCCTAAAAG ATGATGGCGTGAGCATCCCTGGGGAGTACACCTCCTTTCTAGCTCCCATCTCCTCCTCCAAGCTGTACAATGAGGTCCGAGCCTGTCGGGAAAAGGACCGCGACCCTGAG GCCCAGTTTGAAATGCCTTATGTGGTACGACTGCACAATTTCCACCAGCTGTCTGCGCCCCAGCCCTGTTTTACCTTCAGCCATCCCAACAGAG ATCCTATGATTGACAACAACCGCTACTGCACCTTGGAGTTTCCCGTGGAGGTGAACACAGTGCTGCATGGCTTTGCAGGCTACTTTGAGACTGTGCTTTATCAGGACATCACTCTGA GTATCCGTCCAGAGACTCACTCTCCTGGGATGTTTTCATGGTTTCCCATCCTCTTCCCCATTAAG CAGCCCATTACCGTGCGTGAAGGCCAGACCATCTGTGTGCGTTTCTGGCGATGCAGCAATTCCAAGAAGGTGTGGTATGAGTGGGCTGTGACAGCACCAGTCTGTTCTGCTATTCACAACCCCACAGGCCGCTCTTACACCATTGGCCTCTAG
- the PRMT5 gene encoding protein arginine N-methyltransferase 5 isoform X3 encodes MRGPNSGTERRRPVIPERQGFDFLCMPVFHPRFKREFTQEPAKNRPGPQTRSDLLLSGRDWNTLIVGKLSPWIRPDSKVEKIRRNSEAAMLQELNFGAYLGLPAFLLPLNQEDNTNLARVLTNHIHTGHHSSMFWMRVPLVAPEDLRDDIIENAPTSHTEEYSGEEKTWMWWHNFRTLCDYSKRIAVALEIGADLPSNHVIDRWLGEPIKAAILPTSIFLTNKKGFPVLSKMHQRLIFRLLKLEVQFIITGTNHHSEKEFCSYLQYLEYLSQNRPPPNAYELFAKGYEDYLQSPLQPLMDNLESQTYEVFEKDPIKYSQYQQAIYKCLLDRVPEEEKDTNVQVLMVLGAGRGPLVNASLRAAKQADRRIKLYAVEKNPNAVVTLENWQFEEWGSQVTVVSSDMREWVAPEKADIIVSELLGSFADNELSPECLDGAQHFLKGAPGWGVLNDGVSIPGEYTSFLAPISSSKLYNEVRACREKDRDPEAQFEMPYVVRLHNFHQLSAPQPCFTFSHPNRDPMIDNNRYCTLEFPVEVNTVLHGFAGYFETVLYQDITLSIRPETHSPGMFSWFPILFPIKQPITVREGQTICVRFWRCSNSKKVWYEWAVTAPVCSAIHNPTGRSYTIGL; translated from the exons ATGCGGGGTCCGAACTCGGGGACAGAGAGGCGCAGACCAGTCATTCCCGAGAGGCAGGG GTTTGATTTCCTCTGCATGCCTGTGTTCCACCCGCGTTTCAAGAGGGAGTTCACTCAGGAACCTGCTAAGAATCGGCCGGGCCCCCAGACACGATCAGACCTACTGCTGTCAGGAAGGG ACTGGAATACACTAATTGTGGGAAAGCTTTCTCCATGGATTCGTCCAGACTCAAAAGTGGAAAAGATCCGCAGGAACTCCGAGGCG GCTATGTTACAGGAGCTGAATTTTGGGGCATATTTGGGTCTTCCAGCTTTCCTGCTGCCCCTAAATCAGGAAGATAACACAAACTTGGCGAGAGTTTTGACCAACCACATCCACACTGGCCACCACTCCTCCATG TTCTGGATGCGGGTGCCATTGGTGGCACCAGAGGACCTGAGAGATGATATAATTGAGAATGCGCCAACTTCACACACAGAGGAGTACAGTGGAGAGGAGAAGACATGGATGTG GTGGCACAACTTCCGGACCTTGTGTGATTATAGCAAGAGGATTGCGGTGG CTCTCGAAATTGGTGCTGACCTCCCATCTAATCATGTCATTGATCGTTGGCTTGGGGAGCCCATCAAAGCAGCCATTCTCCCCACCAGCATTTTCCTGACCAATAAGAAGGGATTTCCTGTTCTTTCTAAGATGCACCAGAGGCTGATCTTCCGACTCCTCAAG TTGGAGGTGCAGTTCATCATCACAGGCACCAACCACCACTCAGAGAAAGAGTTCTGCTCCTACCTCCAGTACTTGGAATACTTGAGCCAGAATCGACCTCCACCCAATGCCTACGAACTCTTTGCCAAGGGCTATGAAGACTACCTGCAATCCCCACTCCAG CCACTGATGGATAATCTGGAATCTCAGACATACGAAGTGTTTGAAAAGGATCCTATCAAATACTCTCAATACCAACAG GCCATCTATAAATGTCTGTTAGACCGAGtgccagaggaagagaaggacacCAATGTCCA AGTGCTGATGGTGCTGGGAGCAGGCCGGGGGCCCCTGGTGAATGCTTCCCTGAGGGCAGCCAAGCAGGCTGACCGGCGGATAAAGCTGTACGCTGTGGAGAAGAACCCAAATGCTGTGGTGAC GCTGGAGAACTGGCAGTTTGAAGAATGGGGAAGCCAGGTGACAGTAGTCTCATCGGACATGCGGGAGTGGGTGGCTCCAGAGAAAGCGGATATCATTGTCAGTGAGCTTCTGGGGTCCTTCGCTGATAATGAGCTGTCACCGGAATGCCTGGATGGAGCCCAGCACTTCCTAAAAGGTGCTCCAGGCTGGGGTGTACTGA ATGATGGCGTGAGCATCCCTGGGGAGTACACCTCCTTTCTAGCTCCCATCTCCTCCTCCAAGCTGTACAATGAGGTCCGAGCCTGTCGGGAAAAGGACCGCGACCCTGAG GCCCAGTTTGAAATGCCTTATGTGGTACGACTGCACAATTTCCACCAGCTGTCTGCGCCCCAGCCCTGTTTTACCTTCAGCCATCCCAACAGAG ATCCTATGATTGACAACAACCGCTACTGCACCTTGGAGTTTCCCGTGGAGGTGAACACAGTGCTGCATGGCTTTGCAGGCTACTTTGAGACTGTGCTTTATCAGGACATCACTCTGA GTATCCGTCCAGAGACTCACTCTCCTGGGATGTTTTCATGGTTTCCCATCCTCTTCCCCATTAAG CAGCCCATTACCGTGCGTGAAGGCCAGACCATCTGTGTGCGTTTCTGGCGATGCAGCAATTCCAAGAAGGTGTGGTATGAGTGGGCTGTGACAGCACCAGTCTGTTCTGCTATTCACAACCCCACAGGCCGCTCTTACACCATTGGCCTCTAG
- the PRMT5 gene encoding protein arginine N-methyltransferase 5 isoform X1, translating into MAAMAVGGASGSRVSSGRDLNCVPEIADTLGAVAKQGFDFLCMPVFHPRFKREFTQEPAKNRPGPQTRSDLLLSGRDWNTLIVGKLSPWIRPDSKVEKIRRNSEAAMLQELNFGAYLGLPAFLLPLNQEDNTNLARVLTNHIHTGHHSSMFWMRVPLVAPEDLRDDIIENAPTSHTEEYSGEEKTWMWWHNFRTLCDYSKRIAVALEIGADLPSNHVIDRWLGEPIKAAILPTSIFLTNKKGFPVLSKMHQRLIFRLLKLEVQFIITGTNHHSEKEFCSYLQYLEYLSQNRPPPNAYELFAKGYEDYLQSPLQPLMDNLESQTYEVFEKDPIKYSQYQQAIYKCLLDRVPEEEKDTNVQVLMVLGAGRGPLVNASLRAAKQADRRIKLYAVEKNPNAVVTLENWQFEEWGSQVTVVSSDMREWVAPEKADIIVSELLGSFADNELSPECLDGAQHFLKGAPGWGVLNDGVSIPGEYTSFLAPISSSKLYNEVRACREKDRDPEAQFEMPYVVRLHNFHQLSAPQPCFTFSHPNRDPMIDNNRYCTLEFPVEVNTVLHGFAGYFETVLYQDITLSIRPETHSPGMFSWFPILFPIKQPITVREGQTICVRFWRCSNSKKVWYEWAVTAPVCSAIHNPTGRSYTIGL; encoded by the exons ATGGCGGCGATGGCGGTCGGCGGTGCCAGTGGAAGTCGCGTGTCCAGCGGGAGGGACCTGAATTGCGTCCCCGAAATAGCTGACACACTGGGGGCTGTGGCCAAGCAGGG GTTTGATTTCCTCTGCATGCCTGTGTTCCACCCGCGTTTCAAGAGGGAGTTCACTCAGGAACCTGCTAAGAATCGGCCGGGCCCCCAGACACGATCAGACCTACTGCTGTCAGGAAGGG ACTGGAATACACTAATTGTGGGAAAGCTTTCTCCATGGATTCGTCCAGACTCAAAAGTGGAAAAGATCCGCAGGAACTCCGAGGCG GCTATGTTACAGGAGCTGAATTTTGGGGCATATTTGGGTCTTCCAGCTTTCCTGCTGCCCCTAAATCAGGAAGATAACACAAACTTGGCGAGAGTTTTGACCAACCACATCCACACTGGCCACCACTCCTCCATG TTCTGGATGCGGGTGCCATTGGTGGCACCAGAGGACCTGAGAGATGATATAATTGAGAATGCGCCAACTTCACACACAGAGGAGTACAGTGGAGAGGAGAAGACATGGATGTG GTGGCACAACTTCCGGACCTTGTGTGATTATAGCAAGAGGATTGCGGTGG CTCTCGAAATTGGTGCTGACCTCCCATCTAATCATGTCATTGATCGTTGGCTTGGGGAGCCCATCAAAGCAGCCATTCTCCCCACCAGCATTTTCCTGACCAATAAGAAGGGATTTCCTGTTCTTTCTAAGATGCACCAGAGGCTGATCTTCCGACTCCTCAAG TTGGAGGTGCAGTTCATCATCACAGGCACCAACCACCACTCAGAGAAAGAGTTCTGCTCCTACCTCCAGTACTTGGAATACTTGAGCCAGAATCGACCTCCACCCAATGCCTACGAACTCTTTGCCAAGGGCTATGAAGACTACCTGCAATCCCCACTCCAG CCACTGATGGATAATCTGGAATCTCAGACATACGAAGTGTTTGAAAAGGATCCTATCAAATACTCTCAATACCAACAG GCCATCTATAAATGTCTGTTAGACCGAGtgccagaggaagagaaggacacCAATGTCCA AGTGCTGATGGTGCTGGGAGCAGGCCGGGGGCCCCTGGTGAATGCTTCCCTGAGGGCAGCCAAGCAGGCTGACCGGCGGATAAAGCTGTACGCTGTGGAGAAGAACCCAAATGCTGTGGTGAC GCTGGAGAACTGGCAGTTTGAAGAATGGGGAAGCCAGGTGACAGTAGTCTCATCGGACATGCGGGAGTGGGTGGCTCCAGAGAAAGCGGATATCATTGTCAGTGAGCTTCTGGGGTCCTTCGCTGATAATGAGCTGTCACCGGAATGCCTGGATGGAGCCCAGCACTTCCTAAAAGGTGCTCCAGGCTGGGGTGTACTGA ATGATGGCGTGAGCATCCCTGGGGAGTACACCTCCTTTCTAGCTCCCATCTCCTCCTCCAAGCTGTACAATGAGGTCCGAGCCTGTCGGGAAAAGGACCGCGACCCTGAG GCCCAGTTTGAAATGCCTTATGTGGTACGACTGCACAATTTCCACCAGCTGTCTGCGCCCCAGCCCTGTTTTACCTTCAGCCATCCCAACAGAG ATCCTATGATTGACAACAACCGCTACTGCACCTTGGAGTTTCCCGTGGAGGTGAACACAGTGCTGCATGGCTTTGCAGGCTACTTTGAGACTGTGCTTTATCAGGACATCACTCTGA GTATCCGTCCAGAGACTCACTCTCCTGGGATGTTTTCATGGTTTCCCATCCTCTTCCCCATTAAG CAGCCCATTACCGTGCGTGAAGGCCAGACCATCTGTGTGCGTTTCTGGCGATGCAGCAATTCCAAGAAGGTGTGGTATGAGTGGGCTGTGACAGCACCAGTCTGTTCTGCTATTCACAACCCCACAGGCCGCTCTTACACCATTGGCCTCTAG
- the PRMT5 gene encoding protein arginine N-methyltransferase 5 isoform X2, with the protein MAAMAVGGASGSRVSSGRDLNCVPEIADTLGAVAKQGFDFLCMPVFHPRFKREFTQEPAKNRPGPQTRSDLLLSGRDWNTLIVGKLSPWIRPDSKVEKIRRNSEAAMLQELNFGAYLGLPAFLLPLNQEDNTNLARVLTNHIHTGHHSSMFWMRVPLVAPEDLRDDIIENAPTSHTEEYSGEEKTWMWWHNFRTLCDYSKRIAVALEIGADLPSNHVIDRWLGEPIKAAILPTSIFLTNKKGFPVLSKMHQRLIFRLLKLEVQFIITGTNHHSEKEFCSYLQYLEYLSQNRPPPNAYELFAKGYEDYLQSPLQPLMDNLESQTYEVFEKDPIKYSQYQQAIYKCLLDRVPEEEKDTNVQVLMVLGAGRGPLVNASLRAAKQADRRIKLYAVEKNPNAVVTLENWQFEEWGSQVTVVSSDMREWVAPEKADIIVSELLGSFADNELSPECLDGAQHFLKDDGVSIPGEYTSFLAPISSSKLYNEVRACREKDRDPEAQFEMPYVVRLHNFHQLSAPQPCFTFSHPNRDPMIDNNRYCTLEFPVEVNTVLHGFAGYFETVLYQDITLSIRPETHSPGMFSWFPILFPIKQPITVREGQTICVRFWRCSNSKKVWYEWAVTAPVCSAIHNPTGRSYTIGL; encoded by the exons ATGGCGGCGATGGCGGTCGGCGGTGCCAGTGGAAGTCGCGTGTCCAGCGGGAGGGACCTGAATTGCGTCCCCGAAATAGCTGACACACTGGGGGCTGTGGCCAAGCAGGG GTTTGATTTCCTCTGCATGCCTGTGTTCCACCCGCGTTTCAAGAGGGAGTTCACTCAGGAACCTGCTAAGAATCGGCCGGGCCCCCAGACACGATCAGACCTACTGCTGTCAGGAAGGG ACTGGAATACACTAATTGTGGGAAAGCTTTCTCCATGGATTCGTCCAGACTCAAAAGTGGAAAAGATCCGCAGGAACTCCGAGGCG GCTATGTTACAGGAGCTGAATTTTGGGGCATATTTGGGTCTTCCAGCTTTCCTGCTGCCCCTAAATCAGGAAGATAACACAAACTTGGCGAGAGTTTTGACCAACCACATCCACACTGGCCACCACTCCTCCATG TTCTGGATGCGGGTGCCATTGGTGGCACCAGAGGACCTGAGAGATGATATAATTGAGAATGCGCCAACTTCACACACAGAGGAGTACAGTGGAGAGGAGAAGACATGGATGTG GTGGCACAACTTCCGGACCTTGTGTGATTATAGCAAGAGGATTGCGGTGG CTCTCGAAATTGGTGCTGACCTCCCATCTAATCATGTCATTGATCGTTGGCTTGGGGAGCCCATCAAAGCAGCCATTCTCCCCACCAGCATTTTCCTGACCAATAAGAAGGGATTTCCTGTTCTTTCTAAGATGCACCAGAGGCTGATCTTCCGACTCCTCAAG TTGGAGGTGCAGTTCATCATCACAGGCACCAACCACCACTCAGAGAAAGAGTTCTGCTCCTACCTCCAGTACTTGGAATACTTGAGCCAGAATCGACCTCCACCCAATGCCTACGAACTCTTTGCCAAGGGCTATGAAGACTACCTGCAATCCCCACTCCAG CCACTGATGGATAATCTGGAATCTCAGACATACGAAGTGTTTGAAAAGGATCCTATCAAATACTCTCAATACCAACAG GCCATCTATAAATGTCTGTTAGACCGAGtgccagaggaagagaaggacacCAATGTCCA AGTGCTGATGGTGCTGGGAGCAGGCCGGGGGCCCCTGGTGAATGCTTCCCTGAGGGCAGCCAAGCAGGCTGACCGGCGGATAAAGCTGTACGCTGTGGAGAAGAACCCAAATGCTGTGGTGAC GCTGGAGAACTGGCAGTTTGAAGAATGGGGAAGCCAGGTGACAGTAGTCTCATCGGACATGCGGGAGTGGGTGGCTCCAGAGAAAGCGGATATCATTGTCAGTGAGCTTCTGGGGTCCTTCGCTGATAATGAGCTGTCACCGGAATGCCTGGATGGAGCCCAGCACTTCCTAAAAG ATGATGGCGTGAGCATCCCTGGGGAGTACACCTCCTTTCTAGCTCCCATCTCCTCCTCCAAGCTGTACAATGAGGTCCGAGCCTGTCGGGAAAAGGACCGCGACCCTGAG GCCCAGTTTGAAATGCCTTATGTGGTACGACTGCACAATTTCCACCAGCTGTCTGCGCCCCAGCCCTGTTTTACCTTCAGCCATCCCAACAGAG ATCCTATGATTGACAACAACCGCTACTGCACCTTGGAGTTTCCCGTGGAGGTGAACACAGTGCTGCATGGCTTTGCAGGCTACTTTGAGACTGTGCTTTATCAGGACATCACTCTGA GTATCCGTCCAGAGACTCACTCTCCTGGGATGTTTTCATGGTTTCCCATCCTCTTCCCCATTAAG CAGCCCATTACCGTGCGTGAAGGCCAGACCATCTGTGTGCGTTTCTGGCGATGCAGCAATTCCAAGAAGGTGTGGTATGAGTGGGCTGTGACAGCACCAGTCTGTTCTGCTATTCACAACCCCACAGGCCGCTCTTACACCATTGGCCTCTAG